A part of Bremerella cremea genomic DNA contains:
- a CDS encoding CBS domain-containing protein, with translation MIVRESFLSHGIESLVTFNPICIHRDTQLDELLERLYSTGFHHWPVIDNEKRLIGIVSDQDIVRAAAEREAASTNFQVPRDSLQISIADIMQTHLVTIDAQETGQTALARFLESGYHSLPVTQGENLVGMITTSDFIREFAYSQHPAKDVAVSQIYDRLPHLIDSETTLDNMRIELLSHHAKYCLVTQGEYTLGVLSERDLRRQKCREIAQTLYHEKPAQVTRAIELIRPNHHVPSNTTLGDVAQWMNEAQANVVMVCSRDLLQNGVISQEHLLQYVANYEQNAST, from the coding sequence ATGATTGTCCGCGAATCGTTTCTCAGCCACGGCATCGAGTCGCTGGTGACCTTCAATCCCATCTGCATCCACCGCGATACCCAGCTCGACGAACTGCTGGAAAGACTTTATTCCACCGGTTTTCATCATTGGCCGGTCATCGATAACGAGAAACGACTAATCGGGATTGTTTCCGATCAAGATATCGTCCGCGCTGCCGCCGAAAGAGAAGCCGCCTCCACCAACTTTCAGGTGCCGCGCGACTCGCTGCAAATATCGATTGCCGATATTATGCAAACCCACTTAGTCACCATCGATGCCCAAGAGACAGGCCAAACCGCCTTAGCACGCTTCTTAGAAAGTGGCTACCACTCGCTGCCGGTCACCCAAGGCGAAAACTTGGTCGGTATGATCACCACCAGTGATTTCATTCGTGAATTTGCGTACAGCCAACATCCCGCCAAGGATGTTGCCGTCTCCCAAATTTACGACCGCTTGCCGCACTTGATCGACTCGGAAACCACCTTAGACAATATGCGGATCGAGCTGCTAAGTCACCACGCCAAGTATTGTCTGGTGACGCAAGGTGAATACACGTTGGGGGTTCTCTCGGAACGGGATCTTCGTCGGCAAAAGTGTCGCGAGATCGCGCAAACGCTGTATCATGAGAAGCCAGCCCAGGTTACTCGCGCGATCGAATTGATTCGGCCCAACCACCACGTGCCGTCCAATACCACCTTGGGGGACGTCGCCCAATGGATGAATGAAGCGCAAGCCAATGTCGTCATGGTCTGTTCGCGCGATCTCCTGCAAAACGGGGTGATCTCGCAAGAGCACCTCTTACAATACGTGGCGAATTACGAACAGAACGCGAGCACTTAG
- a CDS encoding DUF3500 domain-containing protein — MRKSLLAAITLVVALVSGTTAYTYYRLAGTGTKMTSAATALVDSLNAEQRQAMLFPYDSDKRVGWHFIPKDERKGLMMRDMTDQQRALTHDLLQVALSQIGYDKTDKIMANEALLKHVQKSGPIRDPLRYYVSIFGEPKEGQRWGLSFEGHHLSLNFVVEGDEVVSSTPQFFATNPAELKEDYHLEGYPQGMAILKKEEDLGLYLINMMAPAQQKVAIISEKSPSEIRNAGETHPPQTAPEGIAWGHLNKNEMATLTTLIDTYISAMPQDVAAKRYAALKEGGWESIHFAWAGGLKKGVPHYYRIQGKTFLIEFVNAQPDVSGNPANHIHCVWRDLQGDFALPAK, encoded by the coding sequence GTGCGAAAAAGTTTGCTTGCTGCTATTACGTTGGTTGTCGCACTGGTGAGCGGCACGACTGCTTACACCTATTATCGTTTGGCCGGGACCGGAACCAAGATGACCAGCGCGGCTACGGCCCTGGTCGATTCGCTGAACGCAGAACAGCGCCAAGCGATGTTGTTTCCCTACGATAGCGACAAACGCGTGGGCTGGCACTTCATCCCCAAGGATGAACGTAAAGGTCTGATGATGCGGGACATGACCGACCAGCAGCGGGCTCTCACGCACGATCTGCTACAGGTCGCGCTCAGCCAGATTGGTTACGACAAGACCGACAAAATCATGGCCAACGAGGCGCTACTGAAGCATGTGCAAAAGTCAGGGCCGATTCGCGACCCACTGCGTTATTACGTGTCGATCTTTGGCGAGCCGAAGGAAGGACAGCGCTGGGGGCTGAGCTTTGAAGGGCATCACCTTTCGCTGAATTTTGTGGTGGAAGGTGACGAGGTTGTTTCTTCAACGCCCCAGTTTTTCGCCACGAATCCAGCGGAACTGAAAGAAGACTACCACCTAGAAGGTTACCCGCAGGGGATGGCCATTCTGAAGAAGGAAGAAGACCTGGGGCTTTATCTGATCAACATGATGGCGCCGGCTCAGCAGAAGGTGGCGATCATTTCCGAGAAGAGCCCCTCCGAGATTCGCAACGCGGGCGAAACGCACCCACCGCAAACGGCTCCAGAAGGCATTGCCTGGGGGCACCTCAATAAGAACGAAATGGCCACGCTGACCACGTTGATCGATACCTACATTTCAGCGATGCCCCAAGACGTGGCCGCCAAACGGTACGCTGCTTTGAAGGAAGGTGGCTGGGAAAGCATTCACTTTGCTTGGGCTGGCGGACTGAAAAAAGGGGTTCCGCATTACTACCGCATTCAGGGAAAAACGTTTTTAATTGAGTTCGTCAACGCTCAGCCGGACGTTTCGGGTAACCCGGCGAATCACATTCACTGCGTGTGGCGCGACCTGCAAGGTGACTTCGCCCTTCCTGCGAAGTAA
- a CDS encoding phytanoyl-CoA dioxygenase family protein yields the protein MARDWSELHELATDLFAWPTDAAGWEPYRLSAAQVDTFHEQGFLTGVKILDEKQIEALKTELAEFFEADHEGQELWYEYHSNESTTPEKVLFHALGAWRLRPAFHDVLWAPGFVMAASQLLGGSVRFWHDQLFCKPAKHGGVVAWHQDYSYWTRTKPIAHLTCWIGLDDATNENGCVQYIPGSHQWDLLPITGLAGNMEAIQEVLTDEQWEKFQHPVAAELKAGEATFHHALTVHGSFENRIDRPRRAVVINAFRDGVVSDKNEELLTGVPPIAPGEKMEGQFFPLLFNPASIA from the coding sequence ATGGCCCGAGACTGGTCTGAACTGCACGAACTTGCCACCGATTTGTTTGCCTGGCCGACCGATGCCGCCGGGTGGGAGCCGTATCGTTTGTCGGCGGCGCAGGTCGATACGTTTCATGAGCAAGGCTTTTTGACCGGGGTGAAGATTCTCGACGAGAAGCAGATCGAAGCGTTGAAGACCGAGTTGGCAGAGTTCTTCGAGGCAGATCACGAAGGGCAAGAATTGTGGTACGAGTACCACAGCAACGAATCGACCACGCCGGAAAAGGTTTTGTTTCATGCGTTGGGGGCGTGGCGATTGCGGCCAGCGTTTCACGATGTGTTGTGGGCACCTGGTTTTGTGATGGCGGCCAGTCAATTACTGGGGGGATCGGTCCGTTTCTGGCACGATCAACTTTTCTGTAAGCCTGCCAAGCATGGCGGCGTGGTGGCCTGGCATCAAGATTACTCGTATTGGACACGCACTAAACCGATTGCCCACCTGACCTGTTGGATCGGTCTGGACGACGCCACGAATGAAAACGGCTGCGTGCAGTATATCCCCGGTAGTCACCAGTGGGACTTGCTGCCGATCACTGGCTTGGCGGGCAACATGGAAGCGATTCAAGAGGTGCTTACCGACGAGCAGTGGGAGAAGTTTCAACATCCGGTTGCCGCTGAACTGAAAGCAGGCGAAGCGACGTTTCATCATGCGTTAACCGTGCATGGCTCGTTTGAAAACCGGATCGATCGCCCACGCCGCGCGGTGGTGATCAATGCTTTTCGCGATGGGGTGGTTAGCGATAAGAACGAAGAATTGCTAACTGGTGTCCCGCCGATAGCGCCTGGGGAAAAAATGGAAGGGCAGTTCTTTCCCCTGCTCTTCAACCCTGCGTCGATCGCGTAG
- a CDS encoding TIGR00730 family Rossman fold protein yields the protein MMDSLCVFCGSASGSRPVYTEVASELGRLLAQRKIRLVYGGGKVGMMGAVADAVLAAGGEVVGVIPGALVERELAHHGVNELIVVDSMHQRKAKMAELSDGFLALPGGFGTLEELFEVVTWAQLGFHHKPCGLLNVAGFFDALLAMLDHAHDEAFLYQGNRELLLTANEPNAILEQLIAAHPPQNPRWIDRTET from the coding sequence ATGATGGACAGTTTGTGCGTATTTTGCGGGTCGGCCTCTGGTAGCCGACCTGTTTACACGGAAGTCGCTTCTGAATTAGGCCGCTTGCTGGCCCAGCGGAAGATCCGTCTGGTTTATGGTGGCGGCAAAGTCGGCATGATGGGCGCCGTCGCCGATGCCGTGCTCGCTGCTGGCGGTGAAGTCGTCGGCGTGATCCCTGGGGCTTTGGTCGAACGCGAGTTAGCTCACCACGGTGTGAACGAGTTGATCGTCGTCGACTCGATGCACCAGCGCAAAGCGAAGATGGCCGAGCTCTCCGACGGGTTCCTGGCCTTGCCGGGCGGGTTCGGCACGCTGGAAGAATTGTTCGAGGTGGTGACCTGGGCCCAGCTTGGTTTTCATCACAAACCGTGCGGCCTGTTGAACGTGGCAGGTTTTTTCGACGCCTTGCTAGCGATGCTCGACCACGCCCACGACGAGGCGTTTCTGTACCAAGGCAATCGCGAACTGCTGCTCACCGCGAACGAGCCCAACGCAATTTTAGAACAACTAATCGCCGCCCACCCGCCGCAGAACCCCCGCTGGATCGATCGGACGGAGACGTGA
- a CDS encoding AAA family ATPase, giving the protein MSRNVYVISGPNGAGKTTFATKFLPEFVQCKQFLNADLIAAGLAPFDPESQNFAAGKLMLKRIDELTAQRENFSFETTLSGRAYLRRFQAMKQAGYQIHLFFLWLPSEEVAIARVANRVKQGGHNIPEADIRRRYHSGVRNFWQWYAKEVDSWQLYNAMIIPPKLIAETVNDTITVYDKTALDTFKNSVERSRDA; this is encoded by the coding sequence ATGTCGCGCAATGTCTATGTGATCTCTGGGCCAAATGGTGCCGGCAAGACGACTTTCGCCACGAAGTTTCTGCCCGAGTTTGTGCAGTGCAAGCAGTTTCTGAATGCTGACCTGATTGCCGCCGGTTTGGCCCCGTTCGATCCCGAGTCGCAAAACTTCGCGGCAGGGAAGCTAATGCTCAAGCGGATCGATGAATTAACCGCCCAACGGGAAAACTTCAGCTTCGAGACCACCCTTTCTGGGCGAGCCTATCTCCGGCGATTTCAGGCGATGAAACAAGCCGGGTACCAGATTCACCTCTTCTTTCTGTGGCTGCCCAGCGAAGAAGTCGCCATCGCCCGCGTTGCCAACCGCGTGAAGCAAGGAGGGCACAATATTCCGGAAGCGGACATCCGCCGTAGGTATCATTCAGGAGTGCGGAATTTTTGGCAGTGGTATGCTAAAGAAGTGGACTCTTGGCAACTATATAACGCGATGATCATTCCTCCTAAGTTAATTGCCGAAACGGTGAACGACACGATAACCGTTTACGATAAGACCGCCTTGGACACTTTTAAGAACAGTGTGGAAAGAAGCCGTGATGCCTGA
- a CDS encoding alpha/beta hydrolase: MRIQFALGLFAVLLATTSLVAADPAKEPLWPEGAPGAHGTEDKDIPTITAYMPASEINTGCAIVVCPGGGYGHLATGHEGVEIGEFWNKHGVAAFVVEYRHANRGYKHPAPLQDAQRAIRTVRARAEEYNLDPKRIGIMGFSAGGHLASSAGTHFDKGNPDSKDPVEQVSSRPDFMILCYPVIAFDKPYTHKGSQRNLLGDDAPAELVAEMSSERQVTAETPPTFLFHTTEDTAVPPQNSVDFYMALKEKGVPAEMHIFEKGRHGIGLGKDVPGSAAWPDLCLAWLKTQGMVPADR; encoded by the coding sequence ATGCGAATTCAGTTTGCCTTAGGACTATTCGCCGTCCTGCTTGCTACCACATCCCTTGTCGCAGCCGACCCAGCCAAAGAACCCCTCTGGCCGGAAGGGGCGCCTGGTGCCCATGGTACCGAAGATAAGGATATTCCCACCATTACCGCCTATATGCCTGCTTCCGAAATCAACACTGGTTGCGCAATCGTGGTATGCCCAGGGGGTGGTTACGGCCATTTAGCCACCGGGCACGAAGGGGTCGAGATCGGTGAATTTTGGAACAAACATGGCGTAGCCGCGTTCGTGGTCGAATACCGCCATGCAAACCGTGGCTACAAGCACCCAGCTCCGCTGCAAGATGCCCAACGAGCGATCCGCACGGTGCGTGCCCGGGCTGAAGAATACAACTTAGATCCCAAACGGATCGGCATCATGGGCTTCTCGGCTGGGGGGCACCTGGCTTCTTCCGCCGGTACTCACTTCGACAAAGGGAATCCCGATTCCAAAGACCCTGTCGAACAGGTCAGCTCGCGGCCCGACTTCATGATCCTTTGCTACCCGGTGATCGCGTTCGACAAGCCGTATACGCACAAGGGTTCGCAGCGAAATCTACTGGGCGATGACGCCCCGGCCGAGTTGGTTGCCGAGATGTCGAGCGAACGCCAAGTCACCGCCGAAACGCCTCCTACGTTCTTATTTCACACCACCGAAGACACCGCTGTGCCTCCGCAAAACAGTGTTGATTTCTACATGGCTTTGAAAGAAAAGGGAGTTCCTGCGGAGATGCACATCTTCGAGAAAGGACGTCACGGGATTGGCCTCGGGAAGGATGTTCCAGGGTCGGCAGCATGGCCAGATTTGTGCTTGGCCTGGCTGAAAACCCAAGGCATGGTTCCCGCCGATCGATAA